One genomic segment of Synchiropus splendidus isolate RoL2022-P1 chromosome 16, RoL_Sspl_1.0, whole genome shotgun sequence includes these proteins:
- the ghsra gene encoding growth hormone secretagogue receptor a — protein sequence MTSWHNLSLCLPQFCSWEETVNASRFGDLPPLGYYPVPLLTTITVACSVLFVVGVTGNVMTILVVSKYRDMRTTTNLYLCSMAVSDLFIFVCMPLDLYRMWRYRPWPFGDALCKLFQFVSESCTYSTILSITALSVERYVAICFPLRAKALVTKRRVRGLILLLWTVSLLSAGPVFVMVGVERDSMSNFSLQWNESAFSLEEGDTRECKMTHYAVESGLMEAMVWLSSVFFFMPVFCLTVLYSLIGRRLWQRHVETHISSCAAHRDKSNRQTVKMLVVVVLAFVLCWLPFHMGRYLQFRSLDAPSPLLSVLSEYCSFVSVVLFYLSAAINPILYNTMSWKYRSAAARLFGLSDGQPARVRTASTNGWTESNISF from the exons ATGACCTCCTGGCACAACCTCTCCTTGTGTCTCCCGCAGTTCTGCAGTTGGGAAGAGACGGTAAACGCATCGCGGTTCGGAGACCTCCCGCCCCTGGGCTACTACCCCGTCCCCCTCCTCACCACCATCACGGTGGCGTGTTCGGTTCTGTTTGTGGTGGGCGTCACGGGGAACGTCATGACCATCCTGGTGGTCAGCAAGTACCGGGACATGCGCACCACCACCAACCTGTACCTGTGCAGCATGGCTGTGTCCGACCTCTTCATCTTCGTCTGCATGCCTCTGGACCTGTACCGCATGTGGCGGTACCGGCCCTGGCCCTTCGGGGACGCTCTGTGCAAGCTGTTCCAGTTCGTGTCCGAGTCGTGTACCTACTCCACCATCCTGAGCATCACAGCGCTGTCCGTGGAGCGCTACGTGGCCATATGTTTCCCGCTGCGCGCAAAGGCGCTGGTGACCAAAAGACGCGTGCGTGGACTCATCCTCCTGCTGTGGACGGTGTCCCTGCTGAGCGCGGGCCCCGTGTTCGTCATGGTGGGAGTGGAGCGGGACAGCATGTCCAACTTCAGCCTGCAGTGGAACGAGAGCGCCTTCTCTCTGGAGGAAGGCGACACCCGCGAGTGTAAGATGACGCACTACGCGGTGGAGTCGGGGCTGATGGAGGCCATGGTCTGGCTCAGCTCGGTCTTCTTCTTCATGCCCGTGTTCTGTCTCACGGTGCTCTACAGCCTCATCGGCCGACGCCTCTGGCAGAGACACGTGGAGACTCACATCAGCTCGTGCGCGGCGCATCGGGACAAGAGCAACCGGCAAACCGTGAAGATGCTGG TGGTGGTGGTCCTGGCCTTCGTCCTGTGCTGGCTGCCGTTCCACATGGGTCGCTACCTCCAGTTCCGCTCTCTGGACGCCCCCTCCCCTCTGCTGTCCGTCCTGTCCGAGTACTGCAGCTTCGTGTCCGTGGTCCTCTTCTACCTAAGCGCCGCCATCAACCCCATCCTGTACAACACCATGTCGTGGAAGTACCGCAGCGCCGCGGCTCGCCTCTTCGGCCTGAGTGACGGTCAGCCGGCCAGAGTCCGCACAGCCAGCACCAACGGCTGGACCGAGTCGAACATCAGCTTCTGA